A genomic region of Mustela erminea isolate mMusErm1 chromosome 12, mMusErm1.Pri, whole genome shotgun sequence contains the following coding sequences:
- the UCK1 gene encoding uridine-cytidine kinase 1 isoform X1: protein MASAGGDDCEGAAPEADRPHHRPFLIGVSGGTASGKSTVCEKIMELLGQNEVDHRQRKLVILSQDRFYKVLTPEQKAKALKGQYNFDHPDAFDNDLMHRTLKNIVEGKTVEVPTYDFVTHSRLAETTVVYPADVVLFEGILVFYSQEVRDMFHLRLFVDTDSDVRLSRRVLRDVQRGRDLEQILTQYTTFVKPAFEEFCLPTKKYADVIIPRGVDNMVAINLIVQHIQDILSGDLCKWQRGSNGRSYKRTFPEPGDRPGVLTAGKRSHLESSSRPH, encoded by the exons ATGGCTTCCGCTGGAGGCGACGACTGCGAGGGCGCCGCGCCGGAGGCGGACCGCCCTCATCACCGGCCCTTCCTGATCGGGGTGAGCGGCGGCACCGCGAGCGGAAAG TCCACTGTGTGTGAGAAGATCATGGAGCTGCTGGGCCAGAACGAAGTGGACCACCGGCAGCGGAAGCTGGTCATCCTGAGCCAAGACAGGTTCTACAAGGTCCTGACCCCAGAACAGAAGGCCAAGGCATTGAAGGGACAGTACAATTTCGACCACCCAG ATGCTTTTGATAACGATTTGATGCacaggactctgaaaaacatcgTGGAGGGCAAAACTGTCGAGGTCCCAACTTATGATTTTGTGACCCATTCAAG GTTGGCAGAGACCACGGTGGTCTACCCCGCAGACGTGGTCCTGTTCGAGGGCATCCTGGTGTTCTACAGTCAGGAGGTCCGGGACATGTTCCACCTGCGCCTTTTTGTGGACACGGACTCTGACGTCAGGCTGTCAAGAAGAG TTCTCCGGGACGTGCAGCGCGGGAGGGACCTGGAGCAGATCCTGACCCAGTACACCACCTTCGTCAAACCGGCCTTCGAGGAGTTCTGCCTGCCG ACCAAGAAGTACGCAGACGTGATAATCCCTCGAGGGGTCGACAACATGG TGGCCATCAACCTGATCGTGCAGCACATCCAGGACATCCTGAGCGGCGACCTCTGCAAATGGCAGCGAGGGTCCAATGGGCGGAGCTACAAGAGGACATTTCCTGAGCCGGGAGACCGTCCTGGGGTGCTGACCGCTGGCAAGCGATCGCACCTGGAGTCCAGCAGCAGACCCCACTGA
- the UCK1 gene encoding uridine-cytidine kinase 1 isoform X2, with protein MASAGGDDCEGAAPEADRPHHRPFLIGVSGGTASGKSTVCEKIMELLGQNEVDHRQRKLVILSQDRFYKVLTPEQKAKALKGQYNFDHPDAFDNDLMHRTLKNIVEGKTVEVPTYDFVTHSRLAETTVVYPADVVLFEGILVFYSQEVRDMFHLRLFVDTDSDVRLSRRVLRDVQRGRDLEQILTQYTTFVKPAFEEFCLPTKKYADVIIPRGVDNMEVTPSPGHGLSCTDTPGFLPSSTECSYTGP; from the exons ATGGCTTCCGCTGGAGGCGACGACTGCGAGGGCGCCGCGCCGGAGGCGGACCGCCCTCATCACCGGCCCTTCCTGATCGGGGTGAGCGGCGGCACCGCGAGCGGAAAG TCCACTGTGTGTGAGAAGATCATGGAGCTGCTGGGCCAGAACGAAGTGGACCACCGGCAGCGGAAGCTGGTCATCCTGAGCCAAGACAGGTTCTACAAGGTCCTGACCCCAGAACAGAAGGCCAAGGCATTGAAGGGACAGTACAATTTCGACCACCCAG ATGCTTTTGATAACGATTTGATGCacaggactctgaaaaacatcgTGGAGGGCAAAACTGTCGAGGTCCCAACTTATGATTTTGTGACCCATTCAAG GTTGGCAGAGACCACGGTGGTCTACCCCGCAGACGTGGTCCTGTTCGAGGGCATCCTGGTGTTCTACAGTCAGGAGGTCCGGGACATGTTCCACCTGCGCCTTTTTGTGGACACGGACTCTGACGTCAGGCTGTCAAGAAGAG TTCTCCGGGACGTGCAGCGCGGGAGGGACCTGGAGCAGATCCTGACCCAGTACACCACCTTCGTCAAACCGGCCTTCGAGGAGTTCTGCCTGCCG ACCAAGAAGTACGCAGACGTGATAATCCCTCGAGGGGTCGACAACATGG AAGTGACGCCTTCCCCTGGCCACGGGCTAAGCTGCACGGACACTCCTGGTTTCCTTCCATCAAGCACTGAGTGTAGCTACACAGGACCCTAG
- the UCK1 gene encoding uridine-cytidine kinase 1 isoform X3 yields MASAGGDDCEGAAPEADRPHHRPFLIGVSGGTASGKSTVCEKIMELLGQNEVDHRQRKLVILSQDRFYKVLTPEQKAKALKGQYNFDHPDAFDNDLMHRTLKNIVEGKTVEVPTYDFVTHSRLAETTVVYPADVVLFEGILVFYSQEVRDMFHLRLFVDTDSDVRLSRRVLRDVQRGRDLEQILTQYTTFVKPAFEEFCLPVPLLLAWGPPFLPFQEDPWRPVPPRSTQT; encoded by the exons ATGGCTTCCGCTGGAGGCGACGACTGCGAGGGCGCCGCGCCGGAGGCGGACCGCCCTCATCACCGGCCCTTCCTGATCGGGGTGAGCGGCGGCACCGCGAGCGGAAAG TCCACTGTGTGTGAGAAGATCATGGAGCTGCTGGGCCAGAACGAAGTGGACCACCGGCAGCGGAAGCTGGTCATCCTGAGCCAAGACAGGTTCTACAAGGTCCTGACCCCAGAACAGAAGGCCAAGGCATTGAAGGGACAGTACAATTTCGACCACCCAG ATGCTTTTGATAACGATTTGATGCacaggactctgaaaaacatcgTGGAGGGCAAAACTGTCGAGGTCCCAACTTATGATTTTGTGACCCATTCAAG GTTGGCAGAGACCACGGTGGTCTACCCCGCAGACGTGGTCCTGTTCGAGGGCATCCTGGTGTTCTACAGTCAGGAGGTCCGGGACATGTTCCACCTGCGCCTTTTTGTGGACACGGACTCTGACGTCAGGCTGTCAAGAAGAG TTCTCCGGGACGTGCAGCGCGGGAGGGACCTGGAGCAGATCCTGACCCAGTACACCACCTTCGTCAAACCGGCCTTCGAGGAGTTCTGCCTGCCGGTACCCCTCCTGCTTGCTTGGGgacctccttttctcccttttcaagAGGACCCCTGGCGCCCTGTACC ACCAAGAAGTACGCAGACGTGA